The Theobroma cacao cultivar B97-61/B2 chromosome 1, Criollo_cocoa_genome_V2, whole genome shotgun sequence genome contains the following window.
ACAGCCAAATTTCGATACACTGGTGGAACCCTTGGAAATGTGCGTGGAGAAGAGTAGGGGAACTCGGCTCAAGGAAAGAGCTGTTTACGGACAGCATTTAGTGAATAAAGTGAAATCAAACTTTGTCATGTAGATCATCAAGCTCATCTTCTGTTAAACAATCTTGATGAGAATAAATGTTTCAACACCTTTCCTATATGAATGTATAAGGGATTGATATCCTCTTATGATTAATAAGTTTATACATAATTTACTTTCTCAATTTCTCTTTATGAATATTCATAAATACAATGTTACTAAAATATTAggtttcacttctaaacattttaaacaTAATATAGATTTTTGAGTTAACTAATCTCCTAAATTAGAAACCTTAAAacacattttaattttcttaaaattttatgtatgaTTTATTAGTAACATTATAATTACTCTTTCACCAActgtttatataattttagaaggttatggATTTGTATTTGGTATATTATcagtatataaaaataaataatatttttattttagattttaGCATTTAGATCATTGAATTTTGATCGTGCAAAGTTGATTTACAGTAAGGTgcgaaaaaaaataaaagaaaaggaaaatataaaagcTGTGCAAGCCAAATTGATTGCGCAAACAGGTGAAAAGGGGTTAcattaatgataaaaatggTGAAAGTTAAGCGGTTACGTCCGTAGTGGACCCATTGCAGCAAAAACAAAGTGGATAAAGCCGAAAAATGATATCAGCATCCTCGTCTTTCTATGTACcaaattgatataaaaataaaattttaattcacaaTAATATCATCGAATCTTTGCCAAAATTATTCATCGCTCTTTGTGAAGTcagttttgggtttttgtcGTACCTTGAAACTGAGTGAAACTGTGAGAGACAGACAGACAAAGATAGAGAGAAGAAGTGAAGAACAGAACATCATCAACTCCATCCATGGCCACCGACTTCAAATCCATCCCAATTATtggtaattaattatatatcccatgattttcttttccccAAAAGTTATCTAtatttttgattaaatcaTAGGATTCGTTTGCTGGCTCGTCGTTCAATTAAGGTAAGTTTTACCTCCAGAAACAGTTGGTTTACTTTTAtctttgttatattttaagttCAAGTTCTATGGTCGATTGAAATCCAAATCAGCATTTTGAATGTGGAATCTGGGTATCaaccaaaagaaagaaggtTGATTAATTTATGGCAAAAGCAtaaggaaaatgaaacaatgtaatttattgtgtaatatattaatttaaagacTGCAGCTGCACATAAACTTATAAGTTTGAAAATCTTAAGCCTGTTGAATTGTGATTATTTTTGGATTCATATTTTCatcggtttttttttttaaaaacaaaattgtgaTATAGATATTGCTCCTCTGTTGGCCAAGTGGGATGATCCAAAAATGGCTCAAGACCCTGGTGTATGTGAAGTTGTTAAGCAATTGGATCAGGCTTGCAGAGAGGCTGGGTTCTTCTATGTGGTAAAACATTCACTTCTGGCTTGTGATTGAATTTATCTCTTCTTCCAAACTCAAATGGAATGTTTTCATTAGTTTTTCACTAATATCAATTAAAGTTTTCTGTATATCTTGGGGATAGTCTGTTCAAACTCTAATTCTGACCATAACCTTCTGACTTCTGTCAAAGTATGTCAATCATattttattagatttaaatGAAGAATAAACCTGTGGATGGCTTTAGCCTGCTTTCTTGTTTTTTGCTCAATACCCAGTCAACTAAACActacaaatttatttttccctttatttttttttctttcactaaCAAGGCACCGGATTTTTTTCCCCATTTGTATGCTTCCTGATCTGGCAGAAGGGCCATGGTATCCCTGAGACTTTGGTGAAAGAGGTTAGAAATATAACACACAAATTCTTTGATCTcccatatgaagaaaaactcaAGATCAAGATGACTGCAGCTGCTGGATACAGGTTTGTTTAATGAAGTAGCATCtatatgtaaatattattGGTTTAAGATTTGTCACTACTGTGTATAAATGTTGTTGACCCATTATGCTCATATTTTAATGCAGGGGATACCAGAGAGTAGGAGAAAACATAACCAAAGGCGTGCCTGATATGCATGAAGCTATTGATGTGGGTGTTGCTTAGCCACTTTATGTTCCACCAGTCATTTACATTGCATTGCTGTCTATATAGCTAGGATtgtgattgattttatttccttattgCGAGGTGGCAGATGCTGCAAAAAATTGCAGTGAAAAATTTTCGTGTGTTTTGTTTAATCTAAAGAATGACAATAATGTATACGGACCTTTGACATAGAAGTTCTCTGCTGGTGCTATGTAGCTAATATTAGTAAATCATCTCATAACAAATTTTTGGAGTTATCAAACCATACTATAGAATAGATACTTCAGAAAGTTCCGATAAGTTCTTTGCATGAACTATCCCAGGGGCAGTCCTGAAACAGAGGTTTTTCTGAAGTGTGTTATATGAACTATCTCAGGGGCAGTCCTGAAAGAGAGGGTTTTCTGAAGTGTGTTATATTATTTCTGAAGTGTCAGGAAATTATTCTCTCATAAGTAGCGCACATATGCAGCTTCTGTATCATACAGTTCTTATACTAGTACTTCTTTGTATGCTATTTTGGGTGACAGTGCTATAAAGAACTAAAACAAGGGATGTATGGAGCTCTTGGCAAACCCATGGAAGGATGCAATCAATGGTACGTGAAACGAACTAGTGGTTTCTCTACTGTTTCCtttatccaaaattttcttatgCAGTATTGGCAGTAATTATCATCAAATGATACTGAGATTGATAAAACTTTTGAAGGACCTTAAGCAATCTTAAaggtgaaatttttttcataggACCTAGTATTTGCTAGGGCTAGTTGCTCCTAATGAATCTGTCATGcagaattaattaataaatagcCCTAAGCAATTGCAAATAGGTTATATATCTGTCTCACAATGATAACTGATTTGCCAAGTTCTTGGGATTAATGGTACTTACAATTTTGCGCATCCAGTAGTTGGTCTGAAAGTTTGGAGGTTTAGTTTAGGAGTTGATGTTTCCTTTTTGAAGTTTAAGTTACTGACTGGATGCTAGATGGTTTTGGTAATAATGAGGTTGCTCTGTCCCTTCATCTTGCAATGTATTTGACAGGCCACATAATCCTCCAAACTTCAAAGAACTGATGGAGAGTTACATCAGCCTCTGCACAGGCATGCTTGTCTTGTTGCAGTATTTGTGTTCTTTGTCTTTCATAAGTTTACTTGGTAGGAAATTCATGGCAAATTTTGGTTTCTTGGTGCTTTCAGacctttcaagaaaaattatgcGAGGAATCGCTTTAGCATTGGGTGGATTACCGGATGAATTTGAAGGTGAAAGAGGTGGAGATGCGTTTTGGGTGATGCGTCTTATTGGTTACCCAGGGGTATCAACAGCAAATGGAAAATGCTCGCCAGAGAATGACATTGGATGGTAATGGAATATAAATGATTGTGGTTTTGCCTTGCCTTTATTGGCCTTTAAATATGTCCTTACTACCTCTCATTCGCTTCTGCCCATGTCTTCTGGCCAAACAATTCAGCGGAGCACACACTGACTATGGTAAAACTCTTAAATTTAAGATAACAAATGAcgaaaaagatttaaaaaacCATTCTCAGTTTTTAATGTTTGCAACAGGTTTATTAACATTGGTTAATCAAGATGAAGATATTACTGCACTTCAGGTATGGTTCTAGTTCCCAGTTTTAACGAAATAACAGAACTAACCTATTGTCACCAATTCTCTTGATTGGAAGTGAATTAACTAGTTAATCGAATATCCTATTTAGccttttttttcacttcttttagCCAGCAAAACATGTCTTCTTTTGTCATTCTGAAGATTTCTCCAGCTATTATTGCTAATTTTATCTTgtatagagagaaaaaagttGCTACTTGATGGAAACATCGCTTGCTTGATTTTTCTCCATTGTTGCTTTGTTAACCAAATCAGAGACCAGTTGCTTGTAGTGGTGGTTTTCCGCTTCTTTCTCCAGACCTAACAGTATATATTGGATGGTTTCACATTGTTAACAGGCTTCTGGTTTTTGCCTAATTCTGTCTTTGTATGTACTGCTGTTTGATATCCTGACTGCTTTATTTTTCCACAATAGTTAAACTAGAAAGGTTGTGTAGGTGAGAAACCTATCTGGTGAGTGGATCTCGGCTCCTCCAATTCCCGGAACGTTTGTCTGTAACATCGGAGATATGTTGAAGGTACATTGACTCCATGCCAAAAGTGGATTCAAATGTTAATATTTCTGTGGTATCTATTATGTCATCCTTACAAGTTTGGAGGTGGTGCAGATACTGTCCAATGGTTTATACGAGTCAACTCTACATCAAGTCATCAACAGTTCCCTGACATACCGAGTCTGCATTGCCTTTTTTTATGAGGTTGAACATTTACTCAAATTGgctcctttttatttttgttggctTTCTTGAATAGTGATTCACCATAAATGGTCCTTAACTGAATATTCTTGTTTCTGCAAAACAGCCGAATTATGATGCAGCAGTGGAGCCTTTGGAAGTCTGTGTACAGAGGAGTGGCGGAACTCGGAAGTTTGAAAAAGCTGTTTATGGAGAGCATTTAGTTAGCAAAGTTCAAACAAACTTTGTAATGTAGTAGGAGGTTTGGTTTTTCGGTCCAAACTTTTCATAGTCTCACTGTACATTGACTAAGATTTGTTTCAAGTTGCATTGATGAAGTTTGAGATGAAAATGATTCTTCAAACTGTTCAGAGTCGATTGaggaaataaataatatgCCTTTCAACCACAGAAAACTGAAACTATTGTTTGCAACAAATAGATGTCTTGGGAATTTCCGGCCATCTATTAAATTGTGGTTTTGTCATCATTTCAAACAGAGATTTTGTGGTATCGAGATGTTCATTATAATATGAGCAAAGTGCAAGAGACCATCAGAACAGCCAAACTACAAAATTATCGTGTACAACAgcaaatggaaacaaaggtcCTTGGTGCTCTAGCAAAAAACCAATGCCTTCAAAACAAGGTTTATCCCACTGAAGGGAAGATTATAATACAACAAGGGTAAATTCATAATCTAGTACAAAAAATTGTTAGGGCATTCCTTCTTTTACTTGAAAGCCCTCCTGTGTCACTCATCAGTAGCTATAATTCTAACTCGACCTTTTTAGGTTGAGAACTGTGAATTGTTTGTTGAATTAAGAAAGAATAACAAATCAAATTGTAGAGCAGCAGCAAACCTGACAGCTGAATCTGATTTTCCCCATATTCTAAGCACCTATGCACCTACAACTCAATTTAACTTGGATCAGGCCAATCAAATAGCCACATCCTCAGCTGAGCTTCCGGCTGCAGATGTGTCCTTTTGATAGAGTGGAATTCTTACACCCAACTCACGTAACTGATCCACCAGATTgtaaagaaattcaaatgttAGCCTGGACTGTGAATTTAGATCCTCTCTAACGTGTGGCTGAATCCGAAACCAGTCTCCCAGCATTTTGTGCACATGAGATCGGATCATCCGCCATGGGACAGGGTATCTTTCACAGATCTTCAAATACTCCACAAGCAGTTCTGCCTGGTCTAGTTTTCCCTCTATATTGTCTTTTTCATTATCCCCCACCCAGTCAGCGGTTCGAAATCCAGCAAAAAGAGCAGGATTCTCAAGAAGAGACTCAGCCGAAAGCACACCATCAGCACCTGTCTCTTCCAGACAGTTCTGAACATCCTCCATATGCCTAATGTTCCCATTGGCAAGAACAGGGATTCCAAGCgcatttttaacagccttaaTGGCATTCCAATCAGCTCGAAACCTCTTCCCATCTTTCTCATCTCTTGTTCGGCCATGAACAGCCAAAAGAGAACAACCAGCGCCCTCCAGCATCTTTGCATACTTGATAGTATCCTGTAAATTAGGAAATACTCTGATTTTGCAAGAAACCGGCACATTAAGATTCAAAGCCAGTTTTTCCACTAAAGATTTCACAAGAGGAAGGTTATCCATCAAGAAAGCTCCATAATACCCTCGCCTAGCAATACGCTGAGGACACCTACACATATAAACCACATGGCCATTTATAGAGCAAGCTAACACTTTCAACTAAGGCTCTATTTCATAATAACACTTGTAATTTGCTTTTTTACTTCCTTAAATGGCAAAAGCTAAGATcatagataattaaaaatgacAATATAGCTAAAACAAAGCATCAATTTAAAGAAGGGTATTTGGTGTAGAAGTAAAAATCCTGCATTTTGTTCTTCAAATTCTAATTTATAATCTTTCAAAGAAACTATTTGCTTCTATATCCAAAAATACTTTTGAAGCAAAAAACAAGGTAGCAAAGGTAACAACAAACGGATTGCGTTATCATTAAGAAGTTAATAACATTCAAATGAactcaaaacaaaatgtttacCCCAAATTAATGTCGACATAATCACAATAAGGTTCAACTCTCCTTGCAGCTTCAAGTAAAACATCTGGATCATTAGCACAAAATTGGACAAATAATGGACGGTCCTCCTGCAATTATCAATTCAACAAAGTTGAGAAAAAAGCCCTGAAAtctttttatgagaaaaaacAATTATCAATAAAAAGAATGTACCTTGCAAGTGGTAAATTCTTCATTACGGTACTTTTCATTCTCAGTAAAAATACGTGAATGCAACATGGGCGTATACGCAGCCTCTGCTCCGAATTTCCTACAGAGCATCCGAAACGGCAGCTCGGAGTTGTCAACCATCGGGGCCACGATTAACTTGGGCCGGCCAAGCTTGGCCCAATGAGCCCATGCCCTCTCCACTCGTGATTCCCAGCTGAAGTACCTCCCCGGAGACCCTATCGACGACGGCGTGTCATCAACTTGAGAAGAAGACTGTTCCTCTTGGTTCTGTTGTGGTTTGGAGCAAAGGAGGGCATCGTCGTCGTTGCTGTTGTCATTTTGAGGTGGATCCGAGCGGATAGTTCGGATTTGGGTTTGGGCCATGAGGGAGATGGGGTTGGAGAAGAGAGGTTTTTGGTAGAAACTTAAGAACGAAAAAAGGTGGGGTTTGGGGTGTTTCATGGGCGGGCGATGGAGACGGAGAGGGAATCCATCGCCGCCAATGCCTAGGGATTGTTTGCAGAAGCACAAAAGGCTAAACGCTTCAAGCTGAAGGATTTGTGGGATTGGATCTTACTGTTTTGGGGTTTAAGGTTGGGTTTTGAGCTTGGAAACTGTTCAATCTATGGATTTATTTGGGTCAAAGAATAGATCAAAGCGGCCCAACTCTATGAATCCTTCagtaaaaatggaaaatgagaGGTTGGTTAAAATAAcatgattttgttaaattagATTTGATAATGactttaaatttcataaattgtTTTTTAAGTAATGTGCCATTacaattctttttattttttgagcGTAAATTATAAAACTTAATTTCCAATATTTTAGggagtttttctttcttttcataaaaatatctgTAATAAAGCTAAAATTTGTGCTTGCTTAAActtgataataaaatatgataaCATGAAGATTTTGGAAAGACAAATATCTTTATATaacattatttctattttttatccattaatcccttttttttttatttgtaccCAAACGAGttcatattcttttattttatccaaTTGAACTCTTTTCTTGTAATGAAAATGCAAcaaattttattctaaataaTAATTGTCACTTGTCACTTGATATATACGTGAACTATGACatgacattttaattaaacacaacaataattaatgatgtaaaatttcttttaatatgaAATGCCACATCAAACACCACGACAAAGATTAATGACATGGTATGCTTACATCAACAACTCATTCTTTATATCAACAAAACACATCATATTCCacttatataataaataacatTTACAATATCCATCatattttcattacaaaataaaaattcaattaaataaacttaaaaattaaagactcTGTTgagaacaaattaaaataggaACACTCAATAAAACCAACGTATGCAATTCAAAggttttctttattattatttaagcCTTTGCATTATTACTCACCGACACAACAAATGTTCATATCACTTTCGTTCAAATTCTGATATATCAAGACATTTTGAAATATTAGGCGGAAATTAATTCCAGTCCTTGTACAATTTTCCTGACCCCGTTCATTTACCATGCATGAAGACAAACATAAGCCGGAAAATGGTTTCCGTGTTGTCGTAAACtgcaaataaattaataccCACGTCTTATCCAAAGCCCAAGTTGTGCGCGCACAGAAGAAAGCATGTAAACATGGAAGATTGAAAAATCTGTGTTTTTAGGCTTGTAGCTTATGTTTCCTTTGTCATTTCAACATCTCTTGAACAGGAAACAATGCAATTCGAATCCATTCTGTTCACACAATCTCTTCAATTGTTTTCAAACTAGCTACATGGCAAGTGTGGAAACCGCTTTCCATAAAAGAAACTAAGAAGGAAATTGCAAAAAGACAAAGCCGAATGAATTGACAAAGGAAGGTGGGTCAAGATAGGctttgaagaaaagaagacATTCCATCCAAAGAATTTACACTTAATTTACAGCTActattgatttaaaaaaaaaaagaaacagtgGTTTATTTCCTTGTAGTTGAAGTTTTCATTGGCTACAGAAAGAGGTagtatgataaaaaaaaaatgccaatttttttaatatctatttatttaaatatgcGAGTGTTTAAGTTAataatatatgtatgtatCTTGTCTAAAGAATTAAGATCCAAATCTCCTATTTTTcaagtaaaaaacaaatattgatTAGATTTACGAATGAATTGGATAGAAGGTAAGGTTTAGGGGTAGAGGAAATTGCTAGGAAAATGTTTAGGATTCTTCTCAAACAGGTACAAAAGATGGATCTTACCTATTTAATCATTTGGTACAAATAATTGAAAGAGTCAAACAATTGCAGTAGTGGCACACTGGTGTTTTGTCTTGTTTCCCCTTTGTGAAGTAAGGGGAGGGGTGTTAGGGTTGAATAAGTGGTCACGCATATTTTCAAATGGTGGTATCCACATGTGACTTGtcaatgataaaatattgGTAATAATGAAGGAGTAATGGGACCATTCTCACTTTAGAAGGTTGACGTTGAGGAAAGGCAAAGCAAGCAAAGAACAAAATCGTGAACAAAAAATGTAGGGCCCCCAGCCATAAAGCCAGAAACATATCAATTCTCCACCCACCCATTTTGACTTTGCCCAATTCCCTTTCTCATTTGAGTGACCTTCAAGCTCTTCTAGACCAACCATCCTTGTCTCAGTTTTCTCTAAATGTAGCCAACCTTTTTCCCACAATCCAAACAAGCCCACTATAAATAATGCATGTTAGAAACTCAGACTCTTCTCTTTTCATCGATACCCAACACCAACCTGTAGTTAATTAAGCCGTCCCAACTGGCAACACCCAAC
Protein-coding sequences here:
- the LOC18611183 gene encoding probable 2-oxoglutarate-dependent dioxygenase At3g49630 isoform X1, translating into MATDFKSIPIIDIAPLLAKWDDPKMAQDPGVCEVVKQLDQACREAGFFYVKGHGIPETLVKEVRNITHKFFDLPYEEKLKIKMTAAAGYRGYQRVGENITKGVPDMHEAIDCYKELKQGMYGALGKPMEGCNQWPHNPPNFKELMESYISLCTDLSRKIMRGIALALGGLPDEFEGERGGDAFWVMRLIGYPGVSTANGKCSPENDIGCGAHTDYGLLTLVNQDEDITALQVRNLSGEWISAPPIPGTFVCNIGDMLKILSNGLYESTLHQVINSSLTYRVCIAFFYEPNYDAAVEPLEVCVQRSGGTRKFEKAVYGEHLVSKVQTNFVM
- the LOC18611183 gene encoding probable 2-oxoglutarate-dependent dioxygenase At3g49630 isoform X2, translated to MAQDPGVCEVVKQLDQACREAGFFYVKGHGIPETLVKEVRNITHKFFDLPYEEKLKIKMTAAAGYRGYQRVGENITKGVPDMHEAIDCYKELKQGMYGALGKPMEGCNQWPHNPPNFKELMESYISLCTDLSRKIMRGIALALGGLPDEFEGERGGDAFWVMRLIGYPGVSTANGKCSPENDIGCGAHTDYGLLTLVNQDEDITALQVRNLSGEWISAPPIPGTFVCNIGDMLKILSNGLYESTLHQVINSSLTYRVCIAFFYEPNYDAAVEPLEVCVQRSGGTRKFEKAVYGEHLVSKVQTNFVM
- the LOC18611184 gene encoding tRNA-dihydrouridine(16/17) synthase [NAD(P)(+)]-like; this encodes MKHPKPHLFSFLSFYQKPLFSNPISLMAQTQIRTIRSDPPQNDNSNDDDALLCSKPQQNQEEQSSSQVDDTPSSIGSPGRYFSWESRVERAWAHWAKLGRPKLIVAPMVDNSELPFRMLCRKFGAEAAYTPMLHSRIFTENEKYRNEEFTTCKEDRPLFVQFCANDPDVLLEAARRVEPYCDYVDINLGCPQRIARRGYYGAFLMDNLPLVKSLVEKLALNLNVPVSCKIRVFPNLQDTIKYAKMLEGAGCSLLAVHGRTRDEKDGKRFRADWNAIKAVKNALGIPVLANGNIRHMEDVQNCLEETGADGVLSAESLLENPALFAGFRTADWVGDNEKDNIEGKLDQAELLVEYLKICERYPVPWRMIRSHVHKMLGDWFRIQPHVREDLNSQSRLTFEFLYNLVDQLRELGVRIPLYQKDTSAAGSSAEDVAI